In one window of Longimicrobiaceae bacterium DNA:
- a CDS encoding DUF5715 family protein has translation MPAPRILLLVPLAAGLALGPAVAEAQTLRGSRTSVDRAYRKAHDHELTFFTTGSGVRSAVSAGRLVRLQGDANYRLHEVSYPYALPATATFVTRLAAQYRAQCGEKMVVTSATRPKSFRLSNSVDRSVHPAGMAVDIRRPASARCGAWLRETLLFLEGKGVIDATEERNPPHFHVVVFPEPYLRYAGGASAAQPKSAKAGAPAKRTGAAAQPKASARTHKVRRGETLWDIARRHGTSVDRIKKENEISSSRILAGQVLQIPLD, from the coding sequence ATGCCAGCTCCACGAATCCTGCTCCTCGTTCCGCTCGCCGCCGGGCTCGCGCTCGGTCCGGCCGTGGCAGAAGCACAGACGCTGCGCGGGTCCCGGACCTCCGTGGACCGGGCGTACCGCAAGGCGCACGACCACGAGCTGACCTTCTTCACCACCGGCTCCGGCGTACGCTCCGCGGTGAGCGCCGGCCGGCTGGTGCGCCTGCAGGGCGACGCCAACTACCGCCTTCACGAGGTCAGCTACCCGTACGCGCTCCCCGCCACGGCCACCTTCGTCACCCGCCTCGCGGCCCAGTACCGCGCCCAGTGCGGCGAGAAGATGGTGGTGACCAGCGCCACGCGACCCAAGTCGTTCCGCCTCAGCAACAGCGTGGACCGGTCGGTGCACCCCGCCGGGATGGCGGTGGACATCCGCAGGCCGGCCAGCGCCCGGTGCGGTGCCTGGCTCCGGGAGACGCTCCTCTTCCTCGAGGGAAAGGGAGTGATCGACGCAACCGAGGAGCGCAACCCGCCGCACTTCCACGTGGTGGTGTTCCCGGAGCCGTACCTGCGCTACGCCGGGGGCGCGTCCGCCGCGCAGCCGAAGTCGGCGAAGGCGGGAGCCCCGGCGAAGCGCACCGGTGCCGCCGCGCAGCCGAAGGCCTCCGCGCGCACCCACAAGGTCCGCCGGGGGGAGACGCTCTGGGACATCGCCCGCCGCCACGGAACCAGCGTGGACCGGATCAAGAAGGAGAACGAAATAAGCTCCTCCCGCATCCTCGCCGGCCAGGTCCTGCAGATCCCCCTGGACTGA
- a CDS encoding M23 family metallopeptidase, with protein MRIDRAARALWLLGLVGLLPAFTGAPAFLRVFLLFLVAPLVVDAARWIRRRRAQREEPPGEAAGVHPDLPLPEPARRYGASGLVLRAEFSTALGCLNPLQLAQVVRQVRGEGAARQRVVSDPAAYRQETEYTLPFEGEWLVMNGGVTPETSHSWELAGQRFAYDFVVADAEGRRHSGAGTRAEHYHAYGRPVLAPADGTVVAVRDGVRDAPRPGTGWVDWLAADFRGNWVAIRHAGREHSFLAHLVPGSVRVRPGDPVRRGEVVGLCGNSGHSTEPHLHFQVQDGPDFFRAGGLPVAFSGCVVDGAPADGPVHLRAGMRVRSAPGA; from the coding sequence GTGCGGATCGACCGCGCCGCGCGCGCTCTCTGGCTCCTCGGCCTCGTCGGCCTGCTCCCCGCGTTCACCGGGGCGCCCGCGTTCCTGCGCGTCTTCCTGCTCTTCTTGGTCGCGCCGCTCGTCGTGGACGCGGCCCGGTGGATCCGCAGACGCCGGGCGCAGCGGGAGGAGCCACCCGGAGAGGCGGCCGGCGTCCACCCCGATCTCCCGCTCCCAGAGCCGGCGCGGCGCTACGGGGCCTCCGGGCTGGTCCTGCGCGCCGAGTTCTCGACCGCGCTCGGGTGTCTCAACCCGCTCCAGCTCGCGCAGGTCGTTCGCCAGGTGCGTGGCGAGGGCGCCGCACGCCAGCGCGTGGTCTCCGATCCGGCCGCGTACCGGCAGGAGACGGAGTACACCCTCCCCTTCGAGGGGGAGTGGCTGGTGATGAACGGCGGCGTGACCCCGGAGACCTCCCACTCCTGGGAGCTGGCCGGGCAGCGCTTCGCCTACGACTTCGTGGTGGCGGACGCGGAGGGGCGGCGGCACTCGGGCGCGGGGACGCGGGCGGAGCACTACCACGCCTACGGGCGGCCGGTGCTCGCCCCCGCCGATGGGACCGTGGTCGCCGTGCGCGACGGGGTGCGGGACGCGCCCCGGCCGGGGACGGGATGGGTGGACTGGCTCGCCGCCGACTTCCGCGGCAACTGGGTCGCCATCCGCCACGCCGGGCGCGAGCACAGCTTCCTGGCGCACCTGGTCCCCGGGAGCGTCCGCGTCCGCCCGGGCGACCCGGTCCGGCGCGGCGAGGTGGTGGGACTCTGCGGAAACTCGGGGCACTCCACCGAGCCGCACCTGCACTTCCAGGTGCAGGACGGTCCGGACTTCTTCCGCGCCGGCGGGCTCCCGGTGGCCTTCTCCGGCTGCGTCGTGGACGGAGCCCCGGCGGACGGTCCCGTGCACCTGCGCGCCGGGATGCGCGTGCGGAGCGCGCCCGGGGCGTAG
- a CDS encoding DUF3568 family protein, which translates to MKRSGRTLRWALLLGLVLSVPACLAAAAGAGAAGAIAWTQRGASSTVAGSVGQVYERTQAVFAEMGITQTGQSSDSQGAERSLRGTRGELDVTVAIERETDSTSRVEVYARKSAVEWDRSFARDVLARIVSRR; encoded by the coding sequence ATGAAGCGTTCCGGCCGGACCCTCCGCTGGGCCCTCCTCCTGGGGCTGGTGCTGTCCGTCCCCGCATGCCTGGCGGCCGCCGCCGGTGCGGGTGCCGCGGGGGCGATCGCGTGGACCCAGCGGGGGGCGTCGTCCACCGTGGCCGGCTCGGTGGGCCAGGTGTACGAGCGGACGCAGGCGGTGTTCGCCGAGATGGGGATCACCCAGACCGGCCAGAGCTCCGACAGCCAGGGGGCCGAGCGCTCGCTCCGGGGCACGCGCGGCGAGCTGGACGTCACGGTGGCGATCGAGCGGGAGACCGACTCGACCTCTCGCGTGGAGGTGTACGCACGCAAGAGCGCGGTGGAGTGGGACCGGAGCTTCGCCCGCGACGTGCTGGCCCGCATCGTGAGCCGCCGCTGA